A window from Mycobacterium saskatchewanense encodes these proteins:
- a CDS encoding TetR/AcrR family transcriptional regulator, whose amino-acid sequence MAKSGIGKRRTAAVRDGGENYAQRRREIVAAGAAVFRERGYEAASLRDVAERLGTDRASLYYYVASKNELFQLVTRTAVEEVVAAAESARGENGDAVSRLRSLVTTILHKYEVHYPYMFVYIQEDMARIDSASLDEVWARTMLELSQRFEVALLGIIDDGIAEGAFKVKHRHIALNYIVGAINWTHRWYRPNGQLTGEQLGEEMAELILCGLAGNRATGPKSPPRQRKS is encoded by the coding sequence ATGGCTAAAAGCGGAATCGGGAAGCGGCGCACTGCTGCCGTACGCGATGGCGGCGAGAATTATGCGCAGCGGCGCAGGGAAATCGTCGCGGCCGGCGCCGCCGTTTTTCGGGAACGCGGCTACGAGGCCGCGAGTCTCCGCGATGTCGCTGAACGTTTGGGCACTGACCGCGCGTCACTGTACTACTACGTCGCAAGCAAGAATGAACTCTTTCAACTGGTTACGCGCACGGCGGTCGAAGAGGTGGTCGCCGCGGCCGAGTCGGCGCGCGGCGAGAATGGCGACGCCGTGAGTCGGTTGCGCAGCCTGGTGACGACGATTCTTCACAAGTATGAGGTTCATTACCCGTACATGTTCGTCTATATCCAAGAAGACATGGCCCGCATTGACTCGGCGTCTCTTGATGAAGTGTGGGCCCGGACGATGCTTGAATTGAGTCAACGTTTCGAGGTCGCATTGCTGGGAATTATCGATGATGGTATCGCCGAGGGCGCATTTAAGGTCAAGCATCGCCACATCGCTCTCAATTACATTGTCGGCGCAATTAACTGGACACACCGATGGTATCGGCCGAACGGCCAGTTGACCGGAGAGCAGCTCGGCGAAGAAATGGCCGAGCTCATCCTGTGCGGCTTGGCCGGCAATCGGGCCACCGGCCCGAAGTCGCCACCGCGTCAACGTAAAAGTTGA